TCGGTCCAGTTAACGGTACCGCTTACGGAACAGCTGATCTTATTGTCTTCGATCAGTTGTTTGAGTGCGGTAAAATCTTCTTTTGCCAGCAAACGTTCCATTTCAGCCAGCAGGGCTTCTGCTTCCTGTTCCTTACCGCCTTCGGTAAGTTTATCGGCAAAAGCTTCTATGAGGTGGTCGACGCGGTAGCGTTTTTTGCTGTCTTTGTTGTCGATCATGGGATCGCTGAAATTGTCGACGTGACCGCTGGCCTTCCAGGTAGTAGGATGCATAAAAATGGCAGCGTCGATACCTACGATATTATCGTGCAGCTGGGTCATTGATTTCCACCAGTAATCCCTGATATTCTTTTTCAGTTCACTGCCGTATGGGCCGTAATCGTAAACGGCGCTTAGGCCGTCGTAGATCTCACTGCTGGGGAAAACAAAGCCATATTCTTTAGCGTGCGATATAATCGCCTGAAATTTATTATCCTGTATACTGCTCATAGTGGCAGCAAATATAATAAGAACGGCATTTATTACTTAGCCTTTTCTGATGCGGCAACGACTTCCTGGGCGGCCAGGGATTCGTGATTTTCTTTTTCTACCTGGACTATATAAACCGCATAGTCATTGGGATAGATGTTCCGTCCGCGGAAACAGGCATATACCCGGGTAAAGCCGGCGCCGAAATAGAGGATAGCGGAAGAGTAGTACACCCATAATAACAACAGCACCATCGACCCGGCGGCACCATAGGTGCTGGCAACGGTACTTTTAGACAGATAAAAACTGATGCCGAATTTCCCCAGCATAAACAATATGGCGGTAGAAAAGGCCCCCATCCATACGTCTTTCCACTTCACCCGTGCATCGGGCAACACTTTAAAAATCACCGCGAACAAAAAGCTGATGACGCCAAATGTGACAACGTAATTGGTAATATAGGCGAGGTTGACATTGTTGTCGGGAAAAATCCGTGTCAGTTGATTCAAAAGCGTATCCATTACAGTATTTACCGCCAATGATACCAGCAGGATAAAGCCAAGTCCCACCACCATTGAAAAACTTATTAGCCTGTTCAGCACAAATTTGAGAATACCCTGTCCTTTTTTAGGTTTGGTTTTCAGATGCCAG
The Filimonas effusa genome window above contains:
- a CDS encoding YihY/virulence factor BrkB family protein, yielding MKIRDWGKMFWQAINDFLDNGVLRMSAALAYYTIFALAPMLIIIISIADLFWGRDAINGSVYYQLNDFLGAQAASQVQDMLKNAAISGSNTLATVIGIVSLVFAATGVFTEIQVSINTIWHLKTKPKKGQGILKFVLNRLISFSMVVGLGFILLVSLAVNTVMDTLLNQLTRIFPDNNVNLAYITNYVVTFGVISFLFAVIFKVLPDARVKWKDVWMGAFSTAILFMLGKFGISFYLSKSTVASTYGAAGSMVLLLLWVYYSSAILYFGAGFTRVYACFRGRNIYPNDYAVYIVQVEKENHESLAAQEVVAASEKAK